From the Anguilla rostrata isolate EN2019 chromosome 5, ASM1855537v3, whole genome shotgun sequence genome, the window ttcttcttttttcataaattttgtgcCCAACTTTGGGCTGCGTATTTCCAGTTCCCTCGTTTATTCCGAATGTCCAATTATCTGCAACTGCAGGCACCTTCATGCGCAAACCCCACCGCTGAATCTGGAGAGAGTAGATATCTGTGGTTTTCCCTCGAAACATGTGGTGTCGCCGGCTAGCTTCTTTTCAACCACAGACTACTGTTAATCTTGCAGAGAGCGGAGTGGGAGGAAGACCTTGCATTTTCATCATTGTAGTCCACATGGTTGTAGGGCACCCTGTCCatcagcaggggtcactagataGGGATGAAACCGTGATCCCTAACCGCCTGAACCCTCCGGTACCTAGGGCACTctgccctatggagctaccgggcccagtcagcactggcatggttcGAATTCCATCCAAGGCCATGATGCTCATCCATGCATCACAGTGTGGTGTCTTAGGCCCAGTGTGCCATCTaatgtgcccccaccccctgagcATTACTGCTGATGTCCCGGGGTTTCTCACACTTGATTCTAGGGGCCCACTGCCTATGCggcaaaaaatgttaattatttgcatttttttaaaatctaatctTATCACTGCCTTTAAGAAAAAGTCTTACATTGCTGTTagtataaatgtgtatttatgtatgcgtgtgtgtatatttataacaataatatgtgcaataagaAATGTGCTCATCATAATAACTTGTGTTTTCAGTTTGTCATTTCAGGAAATCTGTCCATCTATACAGGTGGTCATCCTTCAAAAAAAATGGTATGGCTGTATTTTGTGAACTTAATTGTTTGTGCAGAAAGTTTACTGTAAGTGCAGTTTAACTTTATACATTTAGATATAATATGTACCAATGCTTTATATTTTGCACAAAGACCTGTCATGCTGAATGTGGGAATCAAACTCTTATCACCCCAGTAAAGCCCTTTCTAATGTCACCCTGCCTTACAGATGTGATTACTATGATATcgtaaccctttgaagagtaggttttctggattgtttttttcagtgttctagaatgttcagttctaatcaacagaacattctaatcatattTCTGTGATCTTACATCTTAAATGGTTAATGTACTGACCACAAATCCCTTTGttgctttctcttctctctcccggTCTCTGCCTCTGTAGGTGACAGTATGCTTGTCCATGTATGTGGTCACTTTGCTGgggatttttctctctctgtggtgcAGAGTGCACAAACTGATTACAATGAGTTTCTGGTACTACGGAAACGTAGAGAAAATCATGAGAGTGAGTTCATACATATTAGAAGCTTGAATTGAGAACTGACAAAAATCccttccccacctccccccatgaataaatacaaaatcataTATTCAGGTGACGGCAGACTGAaactaatttaaatatatttttcactatatctctccctccctccattgcTCTTGCCTCTCATTACTTGTCCCTTttttctcactccccctctctgtgcccatgaatatctctctttctctctctctccttcactctctccctccctccttctctaaGGGGCAAGTTCTGACTGCAGAGAGTGTGCTGCTCACTTTGTCTCTCAGCCTCAGTCCAGTTTTGATCTTCCTCGCCTGTCGGGCTCGAGCAGCTCTGAAATCCACAAAGACTCAGGTAACATGACCAAGTGCTCCATGCTCCCAAAGCCTGTTCAAGTGCCCCATAACTCCCTTAGTGTGATTGAGAGCTCTGTGCCCCCCTTCAAACTCAAACCTTctctattaaaaataataaccgCAGGGCTGTATTTATCAATCATATTTGTGCATAAACTGCTTACTCTCATTTCCATACCAGCCGTGcgcttttaaaaactttatggGCAGCACATACCTCATTTGTGCGCACAGCTGTATTGCAAGCTgcagatattttacaatattttgttcgttttataaataaacaagattGAGTGACAGTACTTAATTCAAAATTTGTGGAAAAGGTGAAAGAAAGGAATAAGATGTTTGATTCTAAAAACAGGCCAATTAGATGCGATGACATACTGTTATTTGTCATTGTTGCTGTTACTACGTAGTTACTATATTATTGTGTTACTATACTACTGAAATTCagtctcttctccctctctcatagGTCATTGTGCAGCGCAGTTTGCCTTCAGGAGAGTGAAACAATGAGCGAAACCTCCCCTTCCatgtaaaaatattgctttGAGACTTTTCTGATGTAATTAAAAAGATGTGTATCTGCGAAAAAGTTCTTGTTATGTGCTGTTAACAATAAGAAAATTATCcagtgggccaagcaccatcaacactggaccaaAAAGATAGGGATAAGGCAGATGCACATCCTTTTAGTCCAGCAGATCATAGTTGCtttttcactgtagtcaggggaactggtttcttACTGCATTGAggtcttcctgtagttgtggtctTCCTGTAGACACCGCAAGATATTTGTCaactgcctcttgatcttcctggtcttctccctTTTGaatgtgtactgaacactgcacttggaaatcttaagcttctttgcaattccTCACAGGGAATAACCATACCActatatgtttacttggccccacACATGTAAGACTAACACATTATTCTTTAccatatttcttgcagctttaGGGACAATTTTACATGCACTACAGGCCAATGTATTAGGCTACCAGTGGTTTTTgaaaaaacttaaggtagataagatttcactcaatttaactacccctccacctccctcccaccccgcatttcatttgtaaaatgattggttagacttccaataattttgttattttgaggaaagttgtGTCTAAGAGAATTTTTTAGTAATCCTcctcttttttgttattgtaggtagaaatggaaaaaaggcatgctttggtttgttattcaataaatgtgcatacaaTACtaaattcttctctacctaaggtaaaaaaaaaaaataaataaataaaaaaaaaaaaaaaaaccacatggccaaatacttttggcttgtacagtatactgtatatatatatatatatatatatatatatagttcaattatatttgtaattatgCAATATTCTATACAAGCGTAAAGATTCAGCTTAGTTATAAGGAGATGTCTGTTGTGGCCTATCTAGAACATTTGGTGTGagcacaataaaaaattaatgctGGACCACCAACTTTTAACTAATTCATTGATTAAGTATTTGGGTGtttttgatgaaaaatctaCTGCTACCTAATTGATATTCTACTTCACCATCCTTGTTATcagcagaatatttattttacacactaTGATTACATTCacaagaggttaaaaaaaagaaactgtagGACTAttcccctccaccaccatgcaggCCACAGTGGCACTGGGTTCTTTTCAccattttggatgttttttgtcAAATCATAAATACATGAACAGTGATTAGtgacaggtaaaaaaaagatgatATGTTCATACTGGAATGCAAGTACAATTCTCTCTATCCATAACTGGCTACGAACATCATCTTTCTTGACTTTGGTCCCTCAAAACAATTAATAACGAATCCCAGTATCCCAATGTCCCTTTAGTGCATACTTTATTCATCATACAAACTGAATTCATATTGTTAAAGAGGTTGGAAGGCATTCAATTTAATAAGTTCATCATCAGGGTCCAAAGGGACCTCCTATTATCATGTAAATAAACCATGCACACTGAAATTAGGAGTTGCTGAATCATGTAGGCCTatgcagttaaatgtttttgtgtggaaaaaaaaatctcaaaaggCTGTCTGGTTCAATAAAGGATATATCCagagaacatatttttttcatttgttctggctctgtactccatgaCTTTggatgttattgttattgtccatatgtattattatttttattctggaCCCTTTTATTGACCCATCTCCTCCCACCGTTTTTGCACTACTTCAACATCCCAGCAAACACAGAACGTTCAACTAACATTAGCCTATGGTTCTCCTATGGTTAGTTTTACAAGAACCATCTCCCATTTAGAGAACGTTCGCTCCAAGTTATTATACATCAGAACGTTCGCAAAACATTTTGGGAACTAAAAACTCAAATGTTCTCTTATGGTTGCATTGTGCTTTTCACACAACGCTCCTAATTGGTTGTATTTTGGTATTTATTCACGCAACCATATGAGAACTTTCAGAGAACGTTCCTAGAACACTGCACAGAGGTTGACAGTGTAAAGTGATGGACCAGCACAATTATAAGTTGAAATGGGTTTATTACAATTCTTGTGGTCTAAGACAGTTAATGGGTTTATCaatacacatatttatacaaACAACACTGTTGAAAATGagcaatttgaatttggaaaTTAACAgaaacatcaacaaataatggTACAATATATAAAGTATAGACAATGAAGggtacaaataataaataaatgacaagcCACACTAACAAAATATAACCTAAACATATAGCATATAACCTAAACATGACCTCAATTATGCAATTAGAGATGTGGAGGATCTGCTTGAGCATGTATTTGAAGGGAAGAGGATTGTGTGATGCGCCAGCGAAAGcaatggtgaaaaaaaactaaactgtgttcAGAGTACTATGGGTgtgacaaatgcacacagaaggGGCAATGGGTTAATGGTCATGTTACCTACCCTGAGGTGGAAAAAGTAACGCAAAGTagacaaatatgaacaaaatagtgaacataaacaacatcaacaatAAAAGGAATGGAACAATCGAAATAACATACAGGTATATGAACAATATGAACTgatttaaaagatgaaaaacataaacataataatgaataaattacacAAGTCACACTAACAAAATGTATATGAACTAACAAcatgtatataaaaatgtatatgaacaGTAACAATACAAACACCATACATAGGAGATACAAattcctggtccaagcaatggtactatcccgcctggactactgcaactctcttctggctggactaccggcacctgccatcagacccctgcaactcattcagaatgcagcagctcgtctggtcttcaacctccccagacactcccacgtcactcccctgctcactaccctccactggctgcctgttatagcttgcatcaaatttaaaacattggtcctagcataccaggcagtcaagggatcagccccagcatacctccacaagatattcaaaccctacatgtcagtcagacccctccgttctgctacatcaggacgcctagcacctccccctcttcgcaccagcgcttcccgaacacgtctcctgtctgttctggccccacgatgatggaatgacctccccgtggaggtcagaacagctgagacactgacccacttcaagcgacgactgaacactcacctcttcaggctgcacctccccccatccctccctacctccctgtaaatgactgtaagcttagggttgtaactaggtagctgttttgtaggtgacttagttaatgcacctgtcttaactactgcttgtatttttgtataggctgcgttgttgctgttctcgtttgtgctagtgttaaacagtttaaccttcagggtccaagttgaactatgcggttgttccctgcacttggactggtacttctctctagggttttcgtcatacttgttcctggttatgattatacactttgttgtacatcgctctggataagagcatctgccaaatgcctgtaatgtaatgtaatgaatagtGAACATGAACA encodes:
- the si:ch1073-291c23.2 gene encoding membrane-spanning 4-domains subfamily A member 15 isoform X1, giving the protein MDPPTEMTPDEGQKNREMVVGGQKPLHRFLNAEPRCLGIAVLFFGCGELLLGIPLSIVGDTFDILYVPFWQGALFVISGNLSIYTGGHPSKKMVTVCLSMYVVTLLGIFLSLWCRVHKLITMSFWYYGNVEKIMRGQVLTAESVLLTLSLSLSPVLIFLACRARAALKSTKTQVIVQRSLPSGE
- the si:ch1073-291c23.2 gene encoding membrane-spanning 4-domains subfamily A member 15 isoform X2, encoding MDPPTEMTPDEGQKNREMVVGGQKPLHRFLNAEPRCLGIAVLFFGCGELLLGIPLSIVGDTFDILYVPFWQGALFVISGNLSIYTGGHPSKKMVTVCLSMYVVTLLGIFLSLWCRVHKLITMSFWYYGNVEKIMRVILTAESVLLTLSLSLSPVLIFLACRARAALKSTKTQVIVQRSLPSGE